The window TCCTGTGAGCTGTTCGAGTCCAAGGAGGACAAGACCCAAAAACTGGTCAATGAGGAACTTTTGGCCATCGATTGGAACGATGTGGACCAATACCCCCTTTTTGAGGATTGCGACGAAACTGCTCCCAAGGAGGCGCAGCAAGAGTGTTTCCAAAACGTGATCACCGAATATTTCTCCGAAGCTTTGGCTGGATTGCAGTTTCAGGTACGGAACGATATGAACGATACCGTCTATATTGATTTTTTGATAGATGAACACGGGTTTATATCCGTCTTGGGCGTTGAAGAAAAGACCTCCGTGCTCAATGAGATATCCGATTTCAACACCAAAATATCGGAACGCTTGAACGATTTGACCACTGTGGCGCCCGCATTGAAGCGAGGCAACCCCGTAAGCCTGCGTTTTAGGCTTCCACTGGTCCTAAACACCTATTGATTTGGCAACAGAAAAAATTATATTGGGCATAGACCCCGGCACCACGGTCATGGGTTTTGGTATTATCAAGGTCATCAACAAACAGATGCACTTTGTGCAAATGAACGAGTTGATGCTCCGAAAATATGACGACCCCTATACCAAGCTCAAACTTATTTTTGAGCGGACCATAGAGCTCATCGATACCTATCACCCGGACGAAATCGCCATCGAAGCCCCTTTTTACGGGAAGAATGTACAGTCTATGCTCAAGTTGGGCAGGGCACAGGGGGTAGCCATGGCAGCCGGACTTTCACGGGAAATACCCATTACCGAGTACATGCCCAAAAAGATAAAAATGGCCATCACGGGAAATGGAAATGCCAGTAAGGAACAGGTAGCCCGAATGCTTCAAAGCGTATTACAACTAAAATCCTTGCCCAAAAATTTGGATAGTACCGATGGGTTGGCCGCCGCCGTCTGCCATTTTTATAATGAGGGCAGGGTTGAGGTCGGAAAAAGCTATACCGGCTGGGAGGCATTTGTTAAACAGAACGAATCAAGAATCAAAAAATAAATTGTTCATTGCTAATTGTTCATTGCCAACTGTTAATTGACCACTGATTGAATGAGCGGTATTTACATCCATGTGCCATTTTGCAAGCAAGCTTGCCATTATTGTGATTTCCATTTTTCCACACAAATGGGAAAAAAGGAAGCCATGGTCCATGCCATTGCCCAAGAATTGGAGTTGCGTAAAGTGGAGGTGCCGAATACCATTGAAACCATTTATTTTGGTGGAGGAACGCCATCCGTGCTTTCCCAAGGCGAGATGGAGACCTTGATTCAGGCAGTTTATGACAACTACAAGGTTGTGGATGACCCAGAAATCACCTTGGAAGCCAACCCAGATGATTTGGTGTCATCTCGAGCGCAGTCGAGAGATATTTTCAAGAAATATAAAAATACTGGCATTAACCGTCTCAGCATCGGCATCCAATCCTTTTTTGAAGAAGACCTTAAACTGATGAACCGTGCCCACAACGCCAGTGAAGCCGAACAATGTATAACTGAGGCTACACAGCATTTCGATAACATCACCATTGATTTGATCTACGGGATTCCCGGAATGGACAACCAAAGGTGGAGGGCCAACATTCAAAAAGCGTTGGATTTTGGTCTGCCCCACATTTCCAGTTATGCCCTGACCGTGGAGCCCCGTACCGCCCTTAAAAAATTTATAGAGAAAGAACTGATTCCCGATGTGGATGATGAACAGGCCCAAGAGCAATTCCACATTTTGGTGGATATATTGGAGGCCGAAGGCTTTGTGAATTACGAAATATCCAACTTTGGAAAGCCTGGATTTTTCTCCCAAAACAATACCGCTTATTGGTTGGGAAAGACCTATATAGGGGTCGGTCCTTCGGCACATTCCTTTGATGGCAAACAGCGAAGCTGGAACATTCGGAACAATCCGATCTATCTTAAAAAAATCAACGTAGGCGAACTTCCTTTGGAAATTGAAACGCTTTCCACTACCGACAGGTACAACGAATATGTGATGACGGGACTACGCACCATTTGGGGCGTGGATTTGGATAGGGTGGCATCCGAATATGGTGAGAATTACTTAACCTACGTGAACCAACAAGCATCCAAATTTTTGGAACAGGGACTTTTGATGCTCGAAGATGGTAGACTGCTTACCACCAAAAAAGGCAAGTTTTTGGCGGATGGAATTGCTTCTGATCTTTTTATGCTTAACTTAAAAGAGTAAATTGTCCGTCCTGTTTTGGCAGGAAGCGATGAAGTAGAATTGATTCCCAATAACCTGGGATTTTATAAAAAACAACCAAATTTGATAGCCTCTATAAAACACAACTCCCGCAACTACAAAATAGACCTGACCAAACCACTGGATATTT is drawn from Flagellimonas sp. MMG031 and contains these coding sequences:
- the hemW gene encoding radical SAM family heme chaperone HemW, with the protein product MSGIYIHVPFCKQACHYCDFHFSTQMGKKEAMVHAIAQELELRKVEVPNTIETIYFGGGTPSVLSQGEMETLIQAVYDNYKVVDDPEITLEANPDDLVSSRAQSRDIFKKYKNTGINRLSIGIQSFFEEDLKLMNRAHNASEAEQCITEATQHFDNITIDLIYGIPGMDNQRWRANIQKALDFGLPHISSYALTVEPRTALKKFIEKELIPDVDDEQAQEQFHILVDILEAEGFVNYEISNFGKPGFFSQNNTAYWLGKTYIGVGPSAHSFDGKQRSWNIRNNPIYLKKINVGELPLEIETLSTTDRYNEYVMTGLRTIWGVDLDRVASEYGENYLTYVNQQASKFLEQGLLMLEDGRLLTTKKGKFLADGIASDLFMLNLKE
- the ruvC gene encoding crossover junction endodeoxyribonuclease RuvC, with protein sequence MATEKIILGIDPGTTVMGFGIIKVINKQMHFVQMNELMLRKYDDPYTKLKLIFERTIELIDTYHPDEIAIEAPFYGKNVQSMLKLGRAQGVAMAAGLSREIPITEYMPKKIKMAITGNGNASKEQVARMLQSVLQLKSLPKNLDSTDGLAAAVCHFYNEGRVEVGKSYTGWEAFVKQNESRIKK